The following coding sequences are from one Phycisphaerae bacterium window:
- a CDS encoding transposase: MPNYIRWRREGASYFFTVVTYRRRRVFDTPLGRRLLRQAITETRNRWPFDVFAMVLLPDHLHCLWTLPRDDDRFPARWGHIKKTFTQRYVAAGGKPLSVSKNRARHREQGIWQQRYWEHRIRDEEDWYRHRDYIHLNPVKHGYVSEPQTWPWSSIHRHIQLGWLDPNWPGSSPIEIPDVLGE; this comes from the coding sequence ATGCCCAACTATATACGCTGGCGCAGAGAAGGAGCAAGCTACTTCTTCACCGTGGTGACTTATCGTCGTCGACGAGTGTTCGATACACCTTTGGGCCGGCGGTTGTTGAGGCAGGCGATCACGGAGACTCGAAACCGCTGGCCTTTCGATGTGTTTGCGATGGTTCTTCTGCCGGATCACCTTCATTGCCTGTGGACACTGCCCAGGGATGATGACAGATTCCCTGCTCGCTGGGGCCATATCAAGAAGACGTTCACGCAACGGTACGTTGCAGCCGGTGGCAAGCCGCTGTCGGTGTCCAAGAATCGTGCGAGACACAGGGAACAGGGAATCTGGCAGCAGAGGTACTGGGAGCATCGAATTCGCGACGAGGAAGACTGGTACCGACACCGCGACTACATCCACCTGAACCCGGTCAAGCATGGGTACGTCTCCGAGCCACAAACCTGGCCTTGGTCGAGCATCCACCGGCACATTCAACTCGGGTGGCTGGATCCCAACTGGCCCGGTTCGAGCCCAATTGAGATTCCCGACGTGCTGGGCGAATGA
- the gltA gene encoding NADPH-dependent glutamate synthase: MQLTPAERMKIPRQQMPEQKPEMRTRCFQEVNQGLALEAARMEAERCLRCKEGKCVQGCPVGVDIPGFLVALADGDLNKAADILYEANVLPGITGRVCPQETQCESMCIRGKKGSPVAVGYLERFVADWARDNRPDQYVPPPPTGKRVAVVGAGPAGLTCAGELARKGHGVTVFEALHRPGGVLVYGIPEFRLPKKIVEVEVDKLRKLGVEIVCNVVIGRTHTIRELIEQEGFHAVFIANGAGLPVFQGIPGENLKGVYSANEYLTRVNLMGAYRDDSETPVIRSTEVVVVGGGNVAMDAVRTARRLGADPATLVYRRSRAEMPARVEEVKHAEEEGVRFEFLVNPVEILGDDKGWVRAVRCQRMELGEPDASGRRRPVPVKDSEFDIPCQVFIEAIGTKANPLLTQSTPELKLNKWGNIEIDANNMTSIPGVFAGGDIVRGAATVILAMGDGKNSAAAIDKYLKNT, encoded by the coding sequence ATGCAGTTGACTCCCGCAGAACGAATGAAGATTCCCCGGCAGCAGATGCCGGAGCAGAAGCCGGAGATGCGGACCCGTTGCTTTCAGGAGGTGAACCAGGGTCTGGCACTTGAAGCGGCGAGGATGGAGGCCGAACGCTGCCTGCGATGCAAGGAGGGCAAGTGTGTCCAGGGCTGCCCGGTGGGCGTCGACATTCCAGGCTTCCTGGTCGCCCTGGCCGACGGAGACTTGAACAAGGCCGCCGACATTCTTTACGAGGCCAATGTCTTGCCGGGCATCACCGGCCGCGTCTGCCCGCAGGAAACGCAATGCGAATCCATGTGCATTCGCGGCAAGAAGGGTTCGCCGGTGGCCGTGGGTTACCTGGAGCGTTTTGTGGCCGATTGGGCTCGCGACAACCGGCCGGATCAGTATGTTCCCCCTCCGCCGACCGGCAAGCGGGTAGCGGTTGTTGGCGCGGGCCCGGCGGGGCTGACCTGCGCCGGCGAACTGGCCAGGAAGGGGCACGGCGTCACCGTTTTTGAGGCTCTGCACAGACCCGGTGGGGTGCTGGTTTACGGTATTCCCGAGTTTCGGCTGCCCAAGAAGATCGTCGAGGTTGAGGTGGACAAACTGCGGAAGCTCGGGGTGGAGATCGTCTGCAATGTAGTCATTGGACGGACCCATACGATTCGCGAGCTGATCGAGCAGGAGGGCTTCCATGCGGTGTTCATCGCCAACGGCGCCGGCCTGCCGGTCTTCCAGGGAATCCCGGGCGAGAACCTCAAGGGCGTCTACTCGGCCAATGAGTACTTGACCCGGGTGAATCTCATGGGTGCCTACCGCGATGACAGCGAGACACCGGTGATCCGGTCGACAGAGGTGGTGGTCGTCGGCGGCGGCAACGTTGCGATGGACGCCGTTCGCACCGCCCGGCGGCTGGGTGCCGATCCGGCGACGCTGGTCTATCGTCGCTCGCGAGCCGAGATGCCCGCCCGTGTGGAGGAAGTCAAGCACGCCGAAGAAGAAGGCGTCAGGTTTGAGTTCCTGGTCAACCCAGTTGAGATCCTGGGCGATGACAAGGGCTGGGTGCGGGCGGTTCGCTGCCAACGGATGGAACTGGGCGAGCCCGATGCCAGCGGCCGTCGGCGGCCGGTGCCGGTGAAAGACAGCGAGTTCGACATCCCTTGCCAGGTGTTCATCGAAGCCATCGGCACGAAGGCCAATCCCCTGCTGACCCAATCCACGCCCGAGTTGAAGCTCAACAAGTGGGGTAATATCGAGATCGACGCCAACAACATGACCAGCATTCCGGGCGTTTTCGCCGGCGGCGACATCGTTCGCGGGGCGGCCACGGTGATCCTGGCCATGGGTGACGGCAAGAACTCGGCCGCGGCGATCGACAAGTACCTGAAGAACACCTGA
- a CDS encoding sulfide/dihydroorotate dehydrogenase-like FAD/NAD-binding protein, with protein MFVIQEAKWLAPAVRRLVVEAPRVAAHHKPGHFVIVRVVEGGERIPLTIADSDEAAGTITLVVQAVGTSTQRLAALEKGQAILDVAGPLGKPTEIKGFGHVVLVGGGVGTAVIYPQAGALKAMGNRVSAVIGGRSRPYVIMEQELKAVCDAVYPCTDDGSYGYHGLVTGRLGELIDDASDPVNAVITAGPVPMMRAVAEVTRPKAIHTIASLNPIMVDGTGMCGGCRVMIGGRMMFACVDGPEFDAHQVNFAELADRLTAYRDYERKAQARTPTNHECKLIEAEKAIRREAPVA; from the coding sequence ATGTTTGTCATTCAGGAAGCAAAATGGCTTGCCCCGGCGGTCAGGCGGCTGGTGGTCGAGGCGCCGCGTGTGGCTGCCCATCACAAACCCGGTCACTTCGTGATCGTTCGCGTTGTTGAGGGCGGCGAGCGGATTCCGTTGACCATAGCCGATTCTGACGAGGCCGCGGGCACCATCACGCTGGTCGTGCAGGCCGTCGGGACGTCGACCCAGCGGCTTGCAGCTTTGGAGAAGGGGCAAGCCATCCTGGACGTGGCGGGCCCGCTGGGCAAGCCCACGGAGATTAAGGGATTCGGGCATGTGGTGCTGGTCGGCGGGGGTGTCGGGACGGCGGTGATTTATCCGCAGGCCGGGGCTCTCAAGGCGATGGGCAACAGAGTCTCTGCGGTGATCGGCGGGCGGAGCCGACCGTACGTGATCATGGAGCAGGAACTGAAGGCCGTTTGCGACGCGGTATATCCGTGCACCGATGACGGCAGCTACGGCTATCACGGGCTGGTCACGGGACGACTCGGCGAGTTGATCGACGACGCATCCGATCCGGTCAACGCGGTGATCACCGCGGGCCCGGTTCCGATGATGCGGGCCGTTGCCGAAGTCACACGTCCCAAAGCCATTCACACGATTGCCTCTCTCAACCCCATCATGGTCGACGGCACAGGCATGTGCGGCGGCTGCCGCGTGATGATCGGCGGGAGGATGATGTTCGCGTGTGTGGATGGACCCGAGTTCGATGCCCACCAGGTCAACTTCGCGGAGTTGGCCGACCGGCTGACGGCTTATCGCGATTACGAGCGAAAGGCCCAGGCGCGCACGCCCACGAACCATGAGTGCAAGCTGATCGAGGCGGAGAAGGCGATCCGCCGGGAGGCGCCCGTCGCTTGA
- a CDS encoding PEP/pyruvate-binding domain-containing protein, with protein MISTNLSTGLPALDRVLKGLLPGDNLVWRVDTVDDYRVFLEPFCRNAVSAGKRLVYYRFADHAPLVPADCPAEIHELQPELGFEKFISSIHEVVKSARGLGAHVFDCLSDLAVDWSSDRMLSNFFVLTCPYVYDVEGIAYFPLLKNYHSPQAVATIANTTQILVDIYRHRDRYYLHPIKVQQRHSPTMYMLHAWEPQHETFRPVNDSSTIAEILTSRPWGSTEQGIARLGVWARAFREAEELVDPSLQKACSLEEKKHLHRRLMRMLISRDERILPLAEKYLNPARILEIRRRTLGTGLIGGKSVGMLLSRAILEQSDPKWSRRLEVHDSFYIGSDVFYTYLVQNGVWWLREKQRNPQNFLEGSEEARRRIITGSFSEETQKEFAEMLDYFGQSPIIVRSSSLLEDAYGNAFAGKYESLFCVNQGSRDKRLADFMSAVRTIYASTMSEKALQYRAQRGLLEKDEQMSLLVQRVSGSLHGNLFYPQVAGVGLSYNPYVWHEDIDPKAGMLRLVFGLGTRAVDRSDDDYTRVVALNAPGRRPEAGIDQVRRYTQRKVDALDLAANQLVSNDFVDVIRQSNDIPLQIFASRDSELERMAAETGRKDLFPWILTFDHLLSETSFVSDMREMVATLEKAYACPVDIEFTANFFEDSEYKINLVQCRPLQVAGGRADEAAEMPASIDPKDLVIEAHGAVIGQSRAAAIDRLVYVVPSVYGHLPIPERYAVARLIGRLMHADEEQKPERIMLLGPGRWGTTTPSLGVPVSFAEINTVSVLCEIVAMREDLVPDVSLGTHFFNELVELDILYLALFPGREGNFLNEEFFEKAPNKLTRLIPSAANWAHVIRVIDTADLGGRGHIQLNANNLSQRVVCYRSRTQ; from the coding sequence ATGATCAGTACGAATCTGAGCACGGGCTTACCCGCTCTGGATCGTGTCCTCAAGGGCTTGCTGCCCGGCGACAATCTCGTTTGGCGCGTCGACACGGTGGACGACTACCGCGTCTTCCTCGAACCCTTCTGCCGTAACGCCGTGTCCGCCGGCAAGCGGCTGGTCTATTACCGCTTCGCCGATCATGCCCCGCTGGTGCCCGCCGATTGCCCGGCGGAGATTCATGAGCTCCAGCCCGAACTCGGCTTCGAGAAGTTCATCAGCTCCATCCATGAAGTCGTGAAGTCCGCACGCGGCTTGGGGGCGCATGTTTTTGACTGCTTGTCCGACTTGGCGGTGGACTGGAGCAGCGACCGGATGCTCAGCAACTTCTTCGTGCTGACCTGTCCCTACGTGTACGACGTCGAGGGAATCGCCTACTTCCCCCTGCTGAAGAACTATCATTCGCCGCAAGCCGTGGCGACCATCGCGAACACCACCCAGATCCTCGTGGACATCTACCGGCACCGTGACCGCTACTACCTGCACCCGATCAAGGTACAACAGCGTCATTCGCCGACCATGTACATGCTGCACGCTTGGGAACCACAACATGAGACCTTCCGGCCGGTCAATGATAGCTCGACCATCGCTGAGATTCTCACCTCGCGGCCCTGGGGCAGCACGGAACAAGGCATCGCCCGCTTGGGCGTGTGGGCAAGGGCTTTCCGCGAGGCCGAGGAGCTGGTCGACCCGTCGCTCCAGAAAGCCTGTTCCCTGGAGGAGAAGAAGCATCTCCACCGCCGCCTCATGCGCATGCTCATTTCTCGCGATGAGCGGATCCTGCCCCTGGCCGAGAAATACCTCAACCCCGCCAGAATCCTGGAGATCCGACGGCGCACCCTCGGAACGGGCCTCATCGGCGGCAAGTCGGTCGGCATGCTCCTGTCACGGGCCATCCTCGAACAGAGCGACCCCAAGTGGAGCCGGCGACTCGAAGTCCACGATTCGTTCTACATCGGCTCGGATGTCTTCTACACCTACCTGGTACAGAACGGCGTCTGGTGGCTTCGCGAGAAACAGAGGAACCCGCAGAACTTCCTTGAAGGTTCTGAGGAAGCCCGCCGGCGCATCATCACGGGGAGCTTCTCCGAGGAAACGCAAAAAGAATTCGCCGAAATGCTGGACTACTTCGGGCAGTCCCCCATCATCGTCCGCTCAAGCAGCCTGCTGGAGGATGCCTACGGCAACGCCTTTGCCGGCAAATATGAAAGCCTGTTCTGCGTCAACCAGGGATCCCGCGACAAGAGGCTCGCCGATTTCATGTCCGCCGTGCGGACGATCTACGCCAGCACCATGAGCGAAAAGGCCCTGCAATACAGAGCTCAGCGCGGGTTGCTCGAAAAAGACGAGCAGATGTCGCTGCTCGTCCAACGCGTGTCCGGATCGCTCCACGGCAACCTCTTCTATCCCCAAGTGGCGGGTGTCGGTTTGTCGTACAACCCGTATGTGTGGCACGAGGACATCGACCCTAAGGCAGGAATGCTGCGCCTGGTTTTCGGATTGGGCACTCGGGCGGTGGACCGCTCGGACGACGATTACACCCGAGTGGTCGCCCTCAACGCCCCTGGGCGCCGCCCGGAGGCGGGCATCGATCAGGTACGCCGCTACACGCAGCGCAAGGTCGACGCCCTTGACCTGGCCGCAAACCAGCTTGTGTCCAACGACTTCGTCGACGTGATCCGCCAAAGCAACGATATTCCGTTGCAGATCTTCGCCTCGCGAGACAGTGAGCTGGAACGTATGGCCGCCGAGACGGGACGCAAGGATCTCTTCCCATGGATCCTGACGTTCGACCACCTCTTGTCGGAAACGTCCTTCGTGTCCGACATGCGCGAGATGGTCGCCACGCTGGAGAAGGCCTACGCCTGCCCCGTGGACATCGAGTTTACGGCCAACTTCTTCGAAGATAGTGAATACAAGATCAATCTCGTCCAGTGCAGGCCGCTGCAAGTCGCCGGCGGCCGGGCGGATGAGGCGGCCGAGATGCCGGCCAGTATCGATCCCAAGGACCTTGTCATCGAAGCTCACGGCGCCGTCATCGGCCAGAGCCGTGCCGCCGCCATCGATCGCCTTGTCTACGTTGTCCCCTCGGTTTACGGGCACCTCCCGATTCCCGAACGCTACGCGGTGGCCCGGCTGATCGGCCGGCTCATGCATGCCGACGAGGAGCAAAAACCCGAGCGCATCATGCTCCTGGGTCCCGGCCGCTGGGGCACGACTACGCCCTCGCTGGGCGTCCCCGTCTCGTTCGCTGAAATCAACACCGTTTCGGTGCTCTGCGAGATCGTCGCCATGCGCGAAGACCTGGTCCCCGACGTCTCTCTCGGCACGCACTTCTTCAACGAGTTGGTCGAGCTGGATATTCTCTACCTTGCTCTCTTCCCCGGCCGCGAGGGCAACTTTCTTAATGAGGAGTTCTTCGAAAAGGCTCCGAACAAGCTGACAAGACTCATACCGTCGGCGGCCAATTGGGCCCACGTCATCCGGGTCATCGATACCGCCGACCTCGGCGGCAGAGGACACATTCAGCTCAATGCCAACAACCTGAGCCAAAGGGTCGTCTGCTATCGCAGCCGCACGCAATAG
- a CDS encoding thiamine pyrophosphate-dependent enzyme: protein MGCSAGTSPGSNDARPWVIPANLLGQTDHEQFAGNDDVLGRELGVRPRLLAKALTIRRTEERLLKLFAEGRVSGTVHTCIGQEWVGVAVADTLKEGDFVFSNHRCHGHYLAWTNDVEGLIAEIMGRSTGVCGGRGGSQHLCKDGFFSNGIQGGIAPVAAGLAMARRLDGGSNIAVVFIGDGTLGQGVVYETMNIAAKWHLPLLIVLEDNGVSQSTLQDETLSGSIKGRAHAFGIDVRSADTWNPSELIDVTAAAVSHVRRTRHPVLLHIRTYRLKAHSKGDDNREIEEVQAYAEIDTLSRLLDEPSDPIRNLIEKIDRRLDEAVDLAEQASPTEPVVLLDHAPAGTEPVEWRSLDFRPQRVVDAIRTALDESMAEDDRIVLMGEDVCDPYGGAFKVTAGLSSKYDDRVRNTPISEAAVVGIGSGLAIAGFKPVVEIMFGDFVMLAADQIINHAAKFAEMYNAQVRVPIIIRTPMGGYRGYGPTHSQSLEKHLLGVPGTRVLAVHTRYCPGTLYRRLLQTIDRPTLVIENKLLYGRRADPQAPAGSVISATATDFPTIRISPESEPSLTVVAYGGLVPMAETAVESLIDEDIACDMLIPTQLYPLDIEPIVESVARTGRILVIEEGQGFAGFGSELIAKLAEDRRIPSLRARRVHAWPCAIPASSTAESTILPSVESILKAVFQLVLG from the coding sequence GTGGGTTGCAGTGCCGGCACATCACCCGGTTCCAACGATGCACGTCCCTGGGTCATTCCGGCGAATCTCCTGGGGCAAACAGACCACGAGCAGTTTGCCGGTAATGACGACGTGCTGGGAAGAGAACTCGGCGTTCGGCCACGACTACTCGCCAAGGCCCTGACCATTCGCCGAACCGAGGAACGCCTGCTCAAGCTATTCGCCGAGGGCAGAGTCTCGGGCACCGTGCACACCTGCATTGGGCAGGAATGGGTGGGCGTCGCGGTCGCTGATACGCTCAAGGAGGGGGACTTCGTTTTCAGCAACCATCGTTGCCATGGACATTACCTCGCGTGGACGAACGATGTTGAGGGTCTCATCGCCGAGATCATGGGACGCAGCACCGGCGTTTGCGGCGGCAGGGGGGGCAGCCAGCACCTGTGCAAGGATGGGTTCTTCTCCAACGGCATTCAGGGCGGGATTGCTCCGGTTGCGGCCGGACTGGCGATGGCCCGACGACTTGATGGCGGCAGCAATATTGCCGTGGTTTTCATCGGAGATGGAACGCTCGGACAAGGCGTCGTTTACGAAACGATGAACATCGCCGCCAAATGGCATTTGCCGTTGTTGATCGTCCTCGAAGATAACGGCGTTTCTCAGTCCACCCTGCAGGACGAAACGCTCTCCGGCTCTATCAAGGGACGGGCGCACGCATTCGGTATCGACGTGCGATCCGCCGACACCTGGAATCCGTCCGAACTAATCGATGTGACCGCGGCAGCGGTTTCTCATGTCCGTCGGACGCGGCACCCCGTGCTCCTGCACATTCGTACGTACCGGCTGAAGGCTCACTCCAAGGGTGACGACAATCGTGAGATCGAGGAAGTTCAGGCCTACGCCGAGATCGATACACTCAGTCGCTTGCTCGACGAGCCTTCCGATCCGATCAGGAACCTGATTGAGAAGATCGACCGGAGACTCGACGAAGCCGTTGACCTTGCGGAGCAGGCTTCGCCCACCGAGCCGGTTGTTCTCCTGGATCATGCTCCCGCCGGAACCGAGCCTGTCGAATGGCGTTCTCTCGATTTTCGCCCGCAACGCGTCGTCGACGCGATCCGCACGGCGCTCGATGAATCAATGGCCGAGGATGATCGGATTGTCCTGATGGGTGAGGATGTCTGCGACCCGTACGGCGGCGCGTTCAAGGTCACCGCGGGACTGAGCAGCAAGTATGACGATCGTGTTCGCAATACGCCGATCAGCGAGGCGGCTGTTGTGGGCATCGGCAGCGGCCTGGCTATCGCGGGTTTCAAGCCGGTCGTCGAGATCATGTTCGGTGATTTCGTCATGCTGGCAGCCGATCAGATCATCAACCATGCGGCCAAGTTCGCTGAAATGTACAACGCGCAGGTGCGGGTGCCTATCATCATCCGTACGCCCATGGGCGGCTATCGGGGATACGGGCCGACACACAGCCAGTCGCTGGAAAAACACCTTCTCGGGGTGCCCGGCACTCGTGTTCTGGCCGTTCATACCCGCTATTGTCCCGGCACCCTGTATCGCCGACTCCTGCAGACCATCGATCGGCCCACGCTGGTCATCGAGAACAAGTTGCTCTACGGCCGGCGAGCCGATCCGCAAGCCCCGGCCGGATCGGTCATCAGCGCGACCGCGACCGACTTTCCGACCATTCGAATCTCGCCGGAGAGCGAGCCCTCGCTGACGGTCGTGGCCTACGGCGGGCTCGTGCCGATGGCGGAGACCGCCGTCGAGTCGTTGATCGACGAGGATATCGCCTGTGACATGCTGATCCCCACTCAATTGTATCCCCTGGACATCGAGCCGATCGTCGAGTCGGTGGCCCGAACGGGGCGTATTTTGGTAATCGAAGAAGGCCAGGGCTTTGCCGGGTTCGGCAGCGAGTTGATCGCAAAGTTGGCAGAGGACCGCCGCATTCCGTCGCTCCGGGCCCGGCGCGTTCACGCCTGGCCTTGTGCGATTCCGGCTTCAAGCACTGCCGAATCCACGATCCTCCCAAGCGTTGAATCGATCCTTAAGGCCGTCTTCCAACTTGTGTTGGGTTGA
- a CDS encoding universal stress protein: protein MDSGTFPVSPYQKILFCTDFSENADYAFNFAVDAAVRRPGCTLYLLHVIPESDAQFWKTYIYEVDGIDEKAKQDIDEKINLDYRPRVPAGVDFEVEIRVGKDYQVILEFAEERDIDVIIIGRQGRGGLQKALFGNVTEKVARKAPCAVLIIPMDFQKKHPR, encoded by the coding sequence ATGGATAGCGGCACATTTCCAGTCAGCCCGTATCAGAAGATTCTCTTCTGCACCGATTTCTCCGAAAACGCCGATTATGCGTTCAACTTTGCCGTGGACGCCGCCGTACGCCGGCCGGGCTGTACGCTCTATCTGCTGCACGTCATCCCGGAAAGCGACGCCCAGTTCTGGAAGACCTACATCTACGAAGTTGACGGTATAGACGAGAAGGCCAAGCAGGATATCGACGAGAAAATCAACCTTGATTACAGGCCCCGCGTTCCGGCGGGCGTTGATTTCGAGGTGGAGATACGCGTCGGCAAGGATTACCAGGTGATCCTGGAGTTTGCTGAGGAAAGAGATATCGACGTGATCATCATCGGTCGCCAAGGCAGAGGCGGTCTGCAAAAGGCCTTGTTCGGAAATGTCACCGAGAAAGTCGCACGCAAGGCGCCGTGTGCCGTGTTGATCATCCCCATGGACTTCCAGAAAAAGCACCCACGGTAA
- a CDS encoding TRAP transporter large permease: protein MTPVEIGILGCIVLVLLLVSSMPVAFAMAIVGFVGFAVVVTPHAAVSMATTELCDTFSKHSLTVIPLFVLMGQVAFHCGISRRLFNTAYHWFGPLPGGLAMATVGACTAFGAICGSGPATAATMSLVALPEMKRYGYSMELACGTVASGGTLGMMIPPSVVFIVYGIMTEQSIGKLFIAGILPGLLTAGLFTLFIYVECIRRPGYGPAAPSTSWGAKFVSLLGVCETLALFLLVIGGMFAGFFTPTEGAAIGAGGTIVIALVKRQLAAKMVWRALQETMRTSLMVMIIVAGAMIFGKFLTVTGIPTELAAWLGGLPLPAWVIVGLIITFFIIAGCFVDALALILLTVPIFRPIINGLYPEQDPMLLIWFGVIIVLVTQIGTITPPVGVCAYVVGGIERDVPLQAVFKGCVPFVMALVIATVLCVAFPQICTWLPGMVR from the coding sequence ATGACGCCCGTCGAGATTGGGATACTGGGTTGTATCGTGCTGGTGTTGCTGCTGGTCAGCAGCATGCCCGTGGCTTTCGCCATGGCGATCGTCGGGTTTGTCGGTTTCGCCGTGGTCGTCACACCTCACGCGGCTGTAAGCATGGCCACGACCGAGCTGTGTGACACTTTTTCCAAGCACAGCCTCACAGTGATCCCTCTTTTTGTGCTCATGGGCCAGGTTGCCTTTCATTGCGGCATCAGCCGCCGGCTCTTCAACACGGCCTACCATTGGTTTGGACCGCTGCCGGGCGGGTTGGCGATGGCCACCGTGGGTGCTTGCACGGCCTTCGGGGCCATCTGCGGGTCGGGGCCCGCGACCGCCGCCACCATGTCGCTGGTCGCGTTGCCGGAGATGAAGCGATATGGATACAGCATGGAGTTAGCCTGCGGAACGGTCGCATCGGGCGGGACGTTGGGCATGATGATCCCGCCGAGCGTTGTTTTCATCGTCTATGGTATCATGACCGAACAGTCGATTGGCAAGTTGTTCATCGCAGGGATACTGCCGGGCCTGTTGACCGCGGGCCTCTTTACATTATTCATCTATGTCGAGTGCATCCGGCGTCCCGGTTACGGGCCTGCCGCGCCCTCAACGAGTTGGGGTGCCAAGTTTGTTTCCCTTCTGGGTGTTTGCGAGACCCTTGCGCTGTTCCTCCTGGTGATCGGCGGCATGTTCGCCGGTTTCTTCACCCCTACCGAAGGAGCGGCCATCGGCGCCGGCGGCACGATTGTCATCGCGCTGGTCAAGAGGCAACTGGCCGCGAAGATGGTCTGGCGAGCGCTGCAGGAAACGATGCGCACAAGCCTGATGGTCATGATCATCGTGGCGGGTGCAATGATTTTCGGCAAGTTTCTAACGGTCACGGGCATCCCGACCGAATTGGCCGCGTGGCTGGGCGGTCTGCCGTTGCCGGCATGGGTGATTGTCGGTCTGATCATCACCTTTTTCATCATTGCCGGATGCTTTGTGGATGCCTTGGCGTTGATATTGCTCACGGTTCCGATTTTCAGGCCGATCATCAACGGATTGTATCCCGAACAGGACCCCATGCTTCTGATCTGGTTCGGTGTCATCATTGTGCTGGTCACTCAGATCGGAACGATTACCCCGCCGGTCGGGGTCTGCGCATACGTGGTAGGCGGAATCGAGCGCGACGTGCCTTTGCAGGCTGTGTTCAAGGGCTGCGTGCCTTTCGTGATGGCCCTGGTCATCGCCACCGTTTTGTGCGTTGCGTTCCCGCAAATCTGCACATGGCTGCCCGGCATGGTTCGCTAA
- a CDS encoding TRAP transporter small permease: MQPIISKLSGFWTAYARSVRMLVYVLEIIAALGIITMMLLTCAEVILRIFRISVTGVVDVVCVAAAVTAAAAIPYTTACKGHVAIEYFFQKLSRRGRIVVDTLVRICVVLLFGFLTVECVSYGMSLKANGQVTPTLQMPDFWVPYVLAASCAVVCLVTIYHLFHPGKELIKP, encoded by the coding sequence GTGCAACCGATCATTTCGAAGCTTTCCGGTTTCTGGACGGCGTACGCTCGCAGCGTCAGGATGCTGGTCTATGTCCTGGAGATCATCGCGGCCCTGGGCATTATCACGATGATGCTCCTGACTTGCGCGGAGGTGATCCTTCGCATCTTTCGCATTTCCGTGACGGGCGTGGTTGACGTCGTCTGTGTCGCAGCGGCCGTCACCGCGGCGGCAGCAATTCCGTATACGACGGCCTGCAAGGGACACGTCGCGATCGAGTACTTCTTTCAGAAACTGTCGCGGCGGGGCCGAATCGTGGTGGACACCCTTGTCCGCATCTGCGTCGTTCTCCTGTTCGGGTTTTTGACCGTGGAGTGCGTCAGTTACGGCATGTCGCTTAAAGCCAATGGTCAGGTGACCCCGACGCTGCAGATGCCCGACTTTTGGGTGCCGTACGTTCTGGCCGCATCTTGTGCGGTTGTGTGCCTGGTGACCATTTACCATTTGTTTCATCCAGGCAAGGAACTGATTAAGCCATGA